Proteins co-encoded in one Bradyrhizobium sp. 170 genomic window:
- a CDS encoding cysteine hydrolase produces MEGIRDAAHLCIDMQNIFARGGVWETPWMERVLPVISDLCARYRERTVFTRFITPQQPQDRRGQWQAYFTRWQRATRSNLAPRALDIVPELARYSPPALIIDKPAYSAFFGSRLGHLLVERHVGTVVVSGAETDVCVLSTVLGAVDLGFRVVIVQDALCSSSDTGHDALMTMYRTRFHEQIDLVSAEELFEMWHPD; encoded by the coding sequence ATGGAAGGCATTCGCGACGCGGCGCATCTATGCATCGATATGCAGAACATCTTCGCCAGAGGCGGCGTGTGGGAAACGCCATGGATGGAACGGGTATTGCCGGTCATCTCGGATCTCTGCGCGCGCTACAGGGAGCGGACGGTGTTCACGCGCTTCATCACGCCGCAGCAGCCGCAAGACCGGCGCGGTCAATGGCAGGCCTATTTCACCAGATGGCAGCGCGCGACGCGCAGCAATCTGGCACCCCGCGCCCTCGATATCGTGCCTGAGCTTGCGCGCTACTCGCCGCCGGCGCTCATCATCGACAAGCCCGCCTATTCCGCATTCTTCGGGTCACGGCTCGGTCATTTGCTGGTGGAGCGGCACGTCGGGACGGTGGTGGTGTCGGGCGCGGAGACCGACGTCTGCGTGCTCTCCACCGTGCTCGGCGCGGTCGATCTCGGTTTCCGCGTGGTGATCGTACAGGACGCCCTGTGCAGTTCCTCGGACACCGGTCACGATGCGCTGATGACCATGTACCGGACCAGGTTTCACGAACAGATCGATCTCGTCAGCGCCGAGGAGCTGTTCGAGATGTGGCATCCGGATTAG